The following proteins are encoded in a genomic region of Planktothrix tepida PCC 9214:
- a CDS encoding DUF1822 family protein → MVNHRFHLNNQTLPMLIPQTAHEQARQFARQHPTPAKREQVYFNTLAVWVVNTYLQWMEISTELNTSDSWNPICQLGGNIADLQLTEKGRLECRPVREQEQSCFVPAEVWTNRIGYVAIRIFDSLKEAEILGFVKQVNQEQIPLAQFRPFEDFFSDLNPLQQLEFPIKPAQLSLWLADVFEAGWQLISSDLTDEQQAFAMRSLSGDREEITQAAKLIDLGVQLGQITVVLLVAFNIESDGRFAVRVRLYPMENQLYLPPGVRLILLGESQEVMQEVPSRLQDNYIQLPRFKGQPGEGFQIQVVFGEVAITEAFEI, encoded by the coding sequence ATGGTTAATCATCGTTTTCATCTTAACAATCAAACCTTACCGATGTTGATTCCGCAAACCGCCCACGAACAAGCACGACAGTTTGCCCGACAACATCCAACTCCTGCTAAACGAGAGCAAGTTTATTTTAATACCTTAGCGGTTTGGGTGGTGAATACTTATTTACAATGGATGGAAATTTCGACTGAACTTAATACCAGTGATAGTTGGAATCCGATTTGTCAATTAGGAGGCAATATTGCGGATTTACAACTCACGGAAAAGGGTCGTTTAGAATGTCGTCCTGTACGAGAACAAGAGCAAAGTTGTTTTGTTCCGGCGGAAGTCTGGACAAATCGCATCGGTTATGTGGCTATCAGAATTTTTGATTCTTTAAAAGAAGCGGAAATTTTAGGATTTGTTAAACAGGTCAATCAAGAACAAATTCCTTTAGCACAATTTCGACCTTTTGAAGATTTTTTTTCGGATTTAAACCCATTACAACAATTAGAATTTCCGATTAAACCTGCCCAGTTAAGTTTGTGGTTAGCTGATGTTTTTGAAGCAGGATGGCAATTGATTTCATCCGATCTTACCGATGAACAACAGGCGTTTGCTATGCGGAGTTTATCGGGAGATCGAGAGGAAATAACTCAAGCGGCAAAATTAATCGATTTAGGAGTACAATTAGGACAGATAACGGTTGTTTTATTAGTCGCTTTTAATATAGAATCCGATGGCAGATTTGCGGTGAGAGTTCGACTGTATCCGATGGAAAATCAATTGTATTTACCACCTGGGGTTCGGTTAATTTTGCTAGGAGAATCCCAAGAGGTAATGCAGGAAGTTCCATCTCGTTTACAGGATAATTATATTCAACTTCCTCGGTTTAAGGGACAACCTGGAGAAGGATTTCAAATCCAGGTAGTGTTCGGTGAAGTTGCTATCACTGAGGCGTTTGAAATTTAA
- a CDS encoding DUF928 domain-containing protein, with protein sequence MNLTQLTVFAFLSIHLLSIFADFNLVTPQVNASNSQQVATEFTPPDSKGDDNREGSGSRTGCPAVTKPLTAIIPNSKIDLTLSAYPTFWVYVPYQSNGESQAEFILLDDQEEAIFKEKITLSGTPGIIKFKLPQNVPGLEVGKTYSWQFAFICNPKIRAEDDYVQGAIQRVAPTVALINQLEQSTTPLEQIEVYAQNQFWYETLTMLGSMRQQKLQDPQILEEWKELLTSIGLENLAEEPIISQD encoded by the coding sequence ATGAATCTAACTCAATTGACAGTGTTCGCCTTTCTTTCAATTCATTTATTGTCTATTTTTGCTGATTTTAACTTAGTAACTCCACAAGTAAATGCCTCAAATTCCCAGCAAGTAGCAACGGAATTTACACCTCCTGATTCAAAAGGAGATGACAACCGAGAAGGTTCGGGAAGTCGAACAGGATGTCCAGCCGTAACGAAACCATTAACGGCTATAATTCCTAATAGTAAAATAGATTTAACGTTATCCGCCTACCCGACATTTTGGGTTTATGTTCCCTATCAATCGAATGGTGAATCTCAAGCTGAATTTATTCTTTTAGATGATCAGGAAGAAGCGATTTTCAAAGAAAAAATAACCCTTTCAGGAACCCCTGGAATCATTAAGTTTAAACTCCCTCAAAATGTTCCTGGTTTAGAAGTGGGTAAAACCTATTCTTGGCAATTTGCCTTTATTTGTAATCCCAAAATTAGGGCAGAAGATGATTATGTGCAAGGAGCCATTCAACGGGTTGCACCCACAGTAGCCTTAATCAATCAGTTAGAACAATCCACAACTCCTTTAGAACAAATAGAGGTTTATGCCCAAAATCAATTCTGGTATGAAACTCTAACCATGTTAGGATCAATGCGACAGCAAAAACTCCAAGATCCTCAAATTTTAGAGGAATGGAAGGAGTTGTTAACCTCGATAGGATTAGAAAATTTGGCAGAAGAACCGATTATATCTCAAGATTAG
- the ilvD gene encoding dihydroxy-acid dehydratase — translation MSDNFRSQTITQGTQRTPNRAMLRAVGFGDQDFTKPIVGIANGYSTITPCNMGINTLALRAEAALKQAGAMPQMFGTITVSDGISMGTEGMKYSLVSREVIADSIETACNAQSMDAVLAIGGCDKNMPGAMIAIARMNIPAIFVYGGTIKPGHYNGKDLTVVSAFEAVGQYSAGKIDDTELIEVERRACPGAGSCGGMYTANTMSSAIEAMGMSLMYSSTMAAEDEEKAESTEKSAYVLRDAIKNRILPRQILTRKAFENAIAVIMAVGGSTNSVLHLLAIANAIGVELTIDDFEEIRAKVPVLCDLKPSGRYVATDLHKAGGIPLVMKMLLEKGLIHGDALTITGKTVAEQLADVPSEPSPDQDVIRPWNNPMYAQGHLAILKGNLATEGSVAKITGVKNPVITGPARVFESEEECLDAILAGKINAGDIIVIRYEGPKGGPGMREMLAPTSAIIGAGLGDKVGLITDGRFSGGTYGMVVGHVAPEAAVGGNIGLVQEGDSITIDAHQRLLQVNISDEELAQRRQTWQAPKPRYTKGVLAKYAKLVSSSSVGAVTDLNLG, via the coding sequence ATGTCCGATAACTTTAGAAGTCAAACTATTACCCAAGGAACTCAACGCACTCCCAACCGTGCTATGTTACGGGCGGTGGGATTTGGAGATCAAGATTTTACCAAACCCATCGTTGGAATTGCGAATGGTTACAGCACCATTACCCCCTGCAATATGGGGATTAATACCCTAGCATTACGCGCAGAAGCCGCCCTCAAACAAGCGGGAGCGATGCCACAAATGTTCGGAACAATTACCGTTAGTGATGGCATTTCTATGGGGACTGAAGGAATGAAATATTCCTTAGTTTCACGAGAGGTTATTGCTGATTCAATTGAAACCGCTTGTAACGCCCAAAGTATGGATGCAGTTTTAGCAATTGGCGGTTGTGATAAAAATATGCCGGGGGCAATGATTGCGATTGCTCGTATGAATATTCCGGCTATATTTGTATATGGTGGAACGATTAAACCCGGACATTATAATGGTAAAGATTTAACCGTTGTTAGCGCCTTTGAAGCCGTCGGACAATATAGTGCTGGAAAAATTGATGATACAGAATTAATTGAAGTGGAACGTCGCGCCTGTCCAGGGGCGGGTTCCTGTGGGGGAATGTACACCGCAAATACCATGTCTTCCGCTATTGAAGCGATGGGAATGAGTTTAATGTATTCCTCTACAATGGCGGCAGAAGATGAGGAAAAAGCCGAAAGTACAGAAAAGTCGGCTTATGTGTTACGAGATGCTATTAAAAATCGCATTCTTCCTCGTCAAATTCTAACAAGAAAAGCCTTTGAAAATGCGATCGCTGTAATTATGGCTGTCGGCGGTTCAACCAATTCAGTTTTACATTTATTAGCCATTGCCAATGCCATTGGGGTTGAATTAACCATTGATGATTTTGAAGAAATTCGCGCTAAAGTTCCGGTTTTATGTGATTTAAAACCCAGTGGTCGTTATGTCGCCACAGATTTACATAAAGCGGGTGGTATTCCGTTAGTCATGAAAATGCTATTAGAAAAAGGCTTAATTCATGGCGATGCCTTAACAATAACAGGGAAAACTGTAGCCGAACAATTAGCTGATGTTCCCTCCGAACCTAGCCCCGACCAAGATGTAATTCGTCCTTGGAATAATCCCATGTATGCTCAAGGACATTTAGCCATTTTAAAAGGCAATTTAGCCACAGAAGGTTCCGTTGCTAAAATTACAGGCGTTAAAAATCCTGTGATTACTGGCCCAGCACGGGTTTTTGAATCCGAAGAAGAATGTTTGGATGCAATTTTAGCCGGAAAAATTAACGCTGGCGATATCATTGTTATCCGTTATGAAGGGCCGAAAGGCGGGCCAGGAATGCGGGAAATGTTAGCACCAACTTCGGCAATTATTGGGGCGGGTTTAGGCGATAAAGTCGGATTAATTACTGATGGTCGTTTCTCTGGAGGAACCTACGGAATGGTGGTCGGTCACGTTGCTCCAGAAGCGGCAGTTGGCGGTAATATTGGTTTAGTTCAAGAGGGAGATAGCATCACAATTGATGCCCATCAACGGTTACTGCAAGTTAATATTTCCGATGAAGAATTAGCCCAACGTCGTCAAACTTGGCAAGCTCCAAAACCTCGTTATACGAAAGGAGTTTTAGCCAAATATGCAAAATTAGTTTCATCTAGTAGTGTGGGGGCTGTGACGGATTTAAACTTAGGTTAA
- a CDS encoding EAL domain-containing protein translates to MSFKMLDEMINLQNAIIPACAVVTPDTPLLQALMAMNQSNKQQCLLSEAPNLVENSTLPSHSPGCVLVMENEELVGILTERDTVKLAVKGENLSQTTVKEVMVKPVITLNHEEFTDVFVAYNMMRRFQIRHLPILNQQKKVLGLVTLTSLRQVLNYHHFLRFRQVSEVMTRHVMTVYPFTPVREVAQILAQYNISCIVVVVEQEGLLYPVGIVTERDILQLQALELTLQNLTAETVMSFPLFSVKSIETLSTAQQILQKHKIRRLAVVGEQGELQGIITESNLVQVLDPLELYGILEILERKVMQLEECRIILLTKQDLELAKALENNEFSLYYQPQADLKTREIVGAEALIRWISPQKGNISPAEFIPIAENTGLIIPLGKWVLRTACTEAVAWKNAGLPPIEIAINISAQQLEDENFVLDVRSILDQTGLEPQRLKLELTESVLVHNINLTLEKFKQLQELGIEIAIDDFGTGYASLSYIQNFLFDILKIDRCFIKNITQNNKNSAIVSAIIRLARQLNFKVIAEGVETQLEQDFLAQQGCDFIQGYFISPPLPFEEFCEFYWDYSKLK, encoded by the coding sequence ATGAGTTTCAAAATGCTAGATGAAATGATTAATCTCCAAAATGCGATTATTCCTGCTTGTGCTGTCGTGACACCCGATACACCTCTGTTACAGGCACTCATGGCAATGAATCAAAGCAATAAACAACAATGCTTACTCTCAGAAGCCCCTAATTTGGTTGAAAATTCAACTCTTCCTTCTCACTCTCCTGGATGTGTATTGGTGATGGAAAATGAAGAATTAGTAGGAATTTTAACAGAACGAGATACGGTTAAATTAGCAGTTAAAGGGGAAAATCTTTCTCAAACAACGGTTAAAGAAGTGATGGTAAAACCCGTAATTACTTTAAACCATGAAGAATTTACGGATGTCTTTGTGGCTTATAATATGATGCGTCGCTTTCAAATTCGCCACTTACCCATTCTTAATCAACAGAAAAAAGTTTTAGGTTTAGTCACCTTAACGAGCTTGCGACAAGTTTTAAATTATCACCATTTTTTAAGGTTTCGTCAAGTTTCAGAAGTCATGACTCGTCATGTCATGACGGTTTATCCCTTTACCCCAGTTCGAGAAGTTGCCCAAATTTTAGCTCAATATAATATTAGTTGTATTGTTGTTGTTGTCGAACAAGAAGGGCTTTTATATCCGGTCGGAATTGTCACAGAACGAGATATTTTACAACTGCAAGCTTTAGAACTGACTTTACAAAATCTCACCGCCGAGACAGTCATGAGTTTTCCTTTATTTTCAGTTAAATCCATAGAAACTTTATCAACAGCACAGCAAATTTTACAAAAACATAAAATCAGACGATTAGCTGTCGTGGGTGAACAAGGAGAATTACAAGGAATTATAACTGAGAGTAATTTAGTTCAGGTCTTAGACCCTTTAGAATTGTATGGAATTTTAGAAATATTAGAACGAAAAGTCATGCAATTAGAAGAATGTCGAATTATCTTACTCACCAAACAAGATTTAGAATTAGCTAAAGCCTTAGAAAATAATGAATTTAGTCTTTACTATCAACCTCAAGCTGATTTAAAAACGAGGGAAATTGTGGGTGCGGAAGCATTAATTCGGTGGATATCTCCTCAAAAGGGAAATATTTCGCCGGCGGAATTCATTCCCATTGCTGAAAATACAGGTTTGATTATACCTTTGGGTAAATGGGTCTTACGAACTGCCTGTACTGAAGCTGTTGCTTGGAAAAATGCTGGACTTCCTCCGATTGAAATTGCGATTAATATTTCCGCTCAACAGCTTGAAGATGAGAATTTCGTATTAGATGTGAGATCAATATTAGATCAAACAGGCTTAGAACCTCAACGATTAAAATTAGAATTAACAGAAAGCGTCCTGGTTCATAATATTAATTTAACTTTAGAAAAATTTAAACAGTTACAGGAATTAGGAATTGAAATTGCTATTGATGATTTTGGAACAGGTTATGCTTCTTTAAGTTATATTCAAAATTTCTTATTTGATATTTTAAAAATTGATCGTTGTTTTATTAAAAATATTACTCAAAATAATAAAAATTCTGCTATCGTTTCTGCGATTATTCGCCTCGCTCGTCAGCTTAATTTTAAAGTGATTGCTGAAGGAGTCGAAACTCAATTAGAACAAGATTTTTTAGCGCAACAAGGTTGTGATTTCATTCAAGGGTATTTTATTAGTCCTCCTCTCCCTTTTGAAGAATTTTGTGAGTTTTATTGGGATTATTCTAAGCTGAAATAG
- a CDS encoding CHAT domain-containing protein: MRRRTFFFWFYGTLLLSFTSSLGINKPNSALALPTPQEAMKLYEQANQYIDQGNFTQALTTLKQALSQFQVLGDQLSEAGILNDIGLVYRNQGQYETALEYGEKALKIRQHLNDQSAIAQSLTNIAQVYSVQGNYPQAIEYFETALKIVKNLGETQSQGYILNNLGGVYQNLGQYQKAHSSFEDSLSIFQQLKQPREEAILLNNIASNYVYQRQYEPAKPIFEKALAISQKLGDQQGIAQNLVNLAAVYDRLEQYPKALEFYQQGLELATQVEDLSLIGQAFNNMGTVYRLQQQYESAINFYQKALEVRTQIGEKLGITITLNNLGVAQFQSGKLPQATETLYTAIHQFETLRPGLNDENKIALFERFANTYSILQQVLISQNQIEKALEISERGRSRAFVELLAKNLDPEDIKKIDVTPPNINQIKQIAQEQQSTLVEYSIVVDEKGKNSELLIWVISPTGKIDFRSVDLTQFPQLGDNLLTFISQGNQDQRINNALTGIDTEVSNIPERDITHKKLQDLYQIIIEPIADLLPKTPEEQVIFIPHQELLLVPFAALNDANGRYLIESHTIRINPSIQALQLTRQYPTFQHSLKSALVVGNPKMPVNIRSLPASENEAKVIANLLKTQPLIGEKATETAVINLMKDAQLIHLATHGLFDDFTGSGLPGAIALSPSNQADGLLTTAEIMNLKLNANLLVLSACNTASGKITSDGVLGLSRALITAGVKNLIVTLWSVDDQRTMELMQTFYQEFQQNPDYAQALRQAMLKMIKTHPNPKNWGAFILIG, translated from the coding sequence ATGCGACGCCGAACTTTCTTTTTTTGGTTTTATGGGACATTGTTACTTTCCTTTACATCTTCTCTGGGGATCAACAAACCCAATTCAGCCTTAGCCCTTCCTACCCCGCAGGAAGCGATGAAACTCTATGAACAAGCGAATCAATATATTGATCAAGGAAACTTCACCCAAGCTTTAACAACATTAAAACAAGCATTAAGTCAGTTTCAAGTATTAGGAGATCAACTCAGTGAAGCCGGAATTTTAAATGATATTGGATTAGTATATCGTAATCAAGGTCAGTATGAAACTGCCTTAGAGTATGGGGAAAAAGCCTTAAAAATTCGTCAACATTTAAACGATCAATCTGCGATCGCTCAAAGTCTTACTAATATTGCTCAAGTTTATAGTGTACAAGGGAATTATCCCCAAGCAATAGAATATTTTGAAACCGCTTTAAAGATTGTGAAAAACTTAGGTGAAACCCAATCCCAAGGTTATATTTTAAATAATTTAGGGGGAGTTTACCAAAATTTAGGGCAATATCAAAAAGCTCACTCTTCTTTTGAAGATTCTTTATCTATTTTTCAACAATTAAAGCAACCTCGTGAAGAAGCTATTCTATTGAATAATATTGCGTCTAATTATGTTTATCAGCGTCAATATGAGCCAGCAAAGCCTATTTTTGAAAAAGCATTAGCCATCTCTCAAAAACTTGGAGATCAGCAAGGAATTGCTCAAAATTTAGTTAATTTAGCTGCCGTTTATGACCGTTTAGAACAATATCCGAAAGCCTTAGAATTCTATCAACAAGGGTTAGAGTTAGCAACCCAAGTGGAGGATTTATCACTCATCGGACAAGCGTTCAATAATATGGGAACAGTTTATCGACTTCAACAACAATATGAATCGGCAATTAATTTCTATCAAAAAGCGTTAGAAGTTAGAACACAAATCGGAGAGAAATTAGGGATAACGATAACTTTAAATAATCTAGGAGTTGCTCAATTTCAATCTGGTAAACTTCCCCAAGCCACAGAAACCCTTTATACTGCCATTCATCAATTTGAAACCCTACGTCCGGGGTTAAATGATGAAAATAAAATTGCTTTATTTGAAAGATTTGCCAATACCTATAGTATTTTACAGCAAGTTTTAATAAGTCAAAATCAAATTGAAAAAGCATTAGAAATTTCTGAACGGGGAAGATCCAGAGCCTTTGTAGAATTATTAGCTAAAAATTTAGATCCCGAAGACATCAAAAAAATTGATGTTACTCCTCCCAATATTAATCAAATTAAACAAATTGCTCAAGAACAACAATCAACCTTAGTCGAATATTCGATAGTAGTTGACGAAAAGGGTAAAAATTCTGAGTTATTAATTTGGGTAATCTCACCCACCGGAAAAATTGATTTTCGTTCCGTTGATTTAACACAATTTCCACAGTTAGGAGATAATTTATTAACTTTTATATCCCAAGGAAACCAAGACCAACGAATTAATAATGCTTTAACTGGAATTGATACAGAAGTTTCTAATATTCCTGAGAGAGATATTACTCATAAAAAATTACAGGATTTATACCAAATTATCATTGAACCCATTGCAGATTTACTTCCAAAGACTCCAGAAGAACAGGTGATTTTTATTCCCCATCAAGAACTATTATTAGTTCCATTTGCAGCATTAAATGATGCTAACGGTCGGTATTTAATTGAATCCCATACAATTAGAATAAATCCCTCCATTCAAGCTTTACAATTAACCCGTCAATATCCGACCTTTCAACACAGTTTAAAATCGGCTTTAGTCGTTGGAAACCCAAAAATGCCAGTCAATATTCGGTCTCTTCCTGCTTCTGAAAATGAAGCAAAAGTGATTGCTAATCTCCTCAAAACTCAACCCTTAATTGGAGAAAAAGCGACAGAAACTGCTGTTATTAATTTAATGAAAGATGCTCAATTAATTCACTTAGCAACTCATGGCTTATTCGATGATTTTACAGGATCAGGGCTTCCGGGTGCGATCGCACTTTCTCCTTCAAATCAAGCTGATGGCTTACTAACAACCGCAGAAATTATGAATTTAAAACTCAACGCTAATCTATTAGTATTAAGTGCCTGTAATACCGCCTCTGGAAAGATTACCAGCGATGGAGTCCTAGGATTATCCCGTGCTTTAATAACCGCAGGTGTTAAAAATTTAATAGTCACGTTATGGAGTGTTGATGATCAACGAACAATGGAATTGATGCAAACCTTTTATCAAGAATTCCAGCAAAATCCAGATTACGCCCAAGCCTTACGTCAAGCGATGTTAAAAATGATTAAAACCCATCCTAATCCTAAAAACTGGGGTGCTTTTATATTAATAGGATAA
- a CDS encoding CHASE2 domain-containing protein gives MTDKIVLLNLGLGDLIAGFPGVTVMVLDSGNPYPMKFNGSLPSSSELMAIARRWQLMYQSLYQSLAFRPRIELETEDITQVSQVEFGDICQQYKSYFNNWLNSPEFRKIDQKLRSILHPSDSIQLILETDNIPVRRLPWHQWQFLQDYPQTEFALSTPEYHQQFSSNSIKTHLRILAILGDSRGIDVNTDRQLLTTLPDVETVFLVEPSREQLDEQLWNQQGWDILFFAGHSCSLDPEETGEFVINPQERVAVRDLIPGFKKAIERGLTLAIFNSCDGLGIATELTQLNIPQMIVMREPVADAVAHHFLKFFLQKLISGDSFYLSVREARERLYILENQFPCASWLPVICQNPAVLPLKFKPQIPQKKALFKNKLKSLSSFPIAVNLSIIILIIGFRFLGGFEFWELHAYDQLMRSRPPEQPDKRLLLVTITENDIQNLNGESPLTDQKLSQVLKSLQRHQPRVIGLNVYRDRPKPPGSKDFTQFLMDNPKQVMVICQGKSNNSDGTQPPSKASPNQIGFSDIQIDSDGVLRRQIMFMPPPENCKTDYGFSTRVAFNYLEGEGIKPERIDNTNIVILNNTFFKPLIRVGFYVENNIKMFQILLNYRNSVKLAKSVSLTEVLNQEVDPNLIKDKIVLIGTIASSYVVQSRPTPYSKKPVPGLFLQAEMVSQIISAVLDGRALMTVWPISIELLWISLWSLLGGGLAWIVRDQVGLLVIGGSATGVLYGVCWLFLVQGVWVPLVTPGLGLVLSALLIRLK, from the coding sequence ATGACCGATAAAATTGTATTGTTAAACTTAGGGTTAGGGGATTTAATCGCAGGTTTTCCTGGGGTAACGGTCATGGTTTTGGACTCAGGAAATCCCTATCCGATGAAGTTTAATGGTAGTTTACCGAGTAGTTCGGAATTAATGGCTATCGCCCGTCGTTGGCAATTAATGTATCAAAGTCTCTATCAAAGTTTAGCGTTTCGTCCGAGAATTGAATTAGAAACAGAAGATATTACTCAGGTTTCTCAAGTAGAATTTGGGGATATTTGTCAGCAATATAAAAGCTATTTCAATAATTGGTTAAATTCTCCTGAGTTTAGAAAAATTGATCAAAAATTACGTTCGATTTTACATCCTTCCGATAGCATTCAATTAATCTTAGAAACCGATAATATTCCTGTTCGCCGTTTACCTTGGCATCAGTGGCAATTTCTCCAAGATTATCCTCAAACCGAATTCGCTTTAAGCACCCCAGAATATCATCAACAATTTTCTTCAAATTCAATTAAAACTCACCTAAGAATTTTAGCGATTTTGGGAGATAGTCGAGGTATTGATGTGAATACGGATCGTCAATTATTGACGACATTACCCGATGTAGAAACAGTATTTTTAGTTGAACCTTCTCGTGAACAATTGGACGAACAGTTATGGAATCAACAGGGATGGGATATTCTATTTTTTGCCGGACATAGTTGTAGTCTTGACCCCGAAGAAACGGGAGAATTTGTAATTAATCCTCAAGAGCGAGTCGCTGTTAGAGACTTAATACCGGGGTTTAAAAAAGCCATTGAGAGAGGGTTAACTTTAGCGATTTTTAACTCCTGTGATGGGTTAGGAATTGCAACGGAACTCACCCAATTAAATATTCCTCAAATGATTGTAATGCGAGAACCAGTTGCGGATGCTGTCGCCCATCATTTTCTTAAATTTTTTCTGCAAAAATTGATATCGGGAGACTCTTTTTATTTGTCAGTTCGAGAAGCTAGGGAACGATTATATATTCTGGAAAATCAGTTTCCTTGTGCGAGTTGGTTGCCTGTTATTTGTCAAAATCCGGCGGTTTTACCCTTAAAATTTAAACCTCAAATTCCTCAGAAGAAAGCTCTGTTTAAAAATAAATTAAAATCTTTATCTTCTTTTCCTATAGCTGTTAATTTATCGATTATAATCTTAATTATAGGGTTTCGATTTTTAGGAGGGTTTGAATTTTGGGAATTACACGCTTATGATCAATTAATGCGATCGCGTCCTCCTGAACAACCGGACAAACGATTATTATTAGTAACAATTACCGAAAATGATATTCAAAATTTAAACGGAGAATCGCCACTTACCGATCAAAAATTGAGCCAAGTTTTAAAAAGCTTACAACGTCATCAACCAAGAGTTATTGGGTTAAATGTTTATCGAGATCGTCCTAAACCCCCAGGTAGTAAAGATTTTACTCAATTCCTAATGGATAACCCAAAGCAAGTCATGGTCATTTGTCAAGGAAAAAGTAATAATTCAGATGGAACTCAACCCCCCTCAAAGGCTAGTCCTAATCAGATAGGATTTAGTGATATTCAAATTGATTCTGATGGGGTATTACGTCGTCAAATTATGTTTATGCCTCCTCCTGAAAATTGTAAGACAGACTATGGATTTAGTACCCGTGTCGCATTCAATTATCTTGAGGGGGAAGGGATTAAACCGGAGCGGATTGACAATACAAATATAGTTATTTTAAATAATACCTTTTTTAAACCCTTAATCCGAGTCGGATTTTATGTTGAAAATAATATAAAAATGTTTCAAATTTTATTAAATTATCGTAACTCCGTTAAACTAGCAAAATCCGTAAGCTTAACAGAGGTTTTAAATCAAGAAGTAGACCCTAATTTAATTAAAGATAAAATCGTTTTGATTGGTACAATTGCATCTTCTTACGTTGTACAATCTAGGCCTACTCCCTATAGTAAGAAACCTGTTCCTGGGTTATTTTTACAAGCAGAAATGGTGAGTCAAATTATATCGGCTGTATTAGATGGACGTGCGTTAATGACGGTTTGGCCTATCAGTATTGAACTCCTCTGGATTAGTTTGTGGTCATTGTTGGGTGGGGGGTTAGCTTGGATTGTTCGAGATCAAGTTGGGTTGTTGGTGATTGGGGGAAGTGCTACAGGTGTGCTGTATGGGGTGTGTTGGTTGTTTTTAGTTCAGGGAGTTTGGGTTCCTTTGGTAACACCCGGTTTAGGGTTAGTATTATCAGCGTTGTTAATCCGACTGAAATAG
- a CDS encoding TIGR04283 family arsenosugar biosynthesis glycosyltransferase produces MNFNPAIAKISIIIPVLNEAENIESVISGIQNAENIEMIIVDGGSQDNTVEIAQGLGVKVIVTQRGRALQMNAGAKIATGEILLFLHGDTQLPLGFEQDVRKIWVNSNIIAGAFQLKINAPEFSLRVIEKTVFWRSKYLQMPYGDQAIFIKASTFWEVGGFPEQPIMEDFELIRRLNRLGKIEILSSSVMTSGRRWQKLGVFKTTLINQLVVIGYYWGISPIKLSQWYRKL; encoded by the coding sequence ATGAATTTTAATCCAGCGATAGCAAAAATTTCAATTATTATTCCGGTTTTAAATGAAGCCGAAAATATTGAGTCGGTGATTTCTGGGATTCAAAATGCAGAAAATATAGAGATGATTATTGTGGATGGAGGAAGCCAGGATAATACGGTAGAGATTGCCCAAGGTTTGGGGGTGAAAGTCATTGTGACCCAACGGGGACGAGCACTACAAATGAATGCAGGAGCAAAGATAGCAACGGGGGAGATTTTATTATTTTTACATGGGGATACTCAATTACCTTTGGGGTTTGAACAGGACGTTAGAAAGATTTGGGTTAATTCTAACATAATTGCGGGAGCATTTCAATTAAAAATTAATGCTCCTGAATTCAGTTTAAGGGTAATTGAAAAAACGGTATTCTGGCGTTCAAAATATTTACAAATGCCCTACGGAGATCAAGCTATTTTTATTAAAGCTTCTACTTTTTGGGAAGTTGGGGGATTTCCTGAACAACCGATTATGGAGGATTTTGAGTTAATTCGTCGTTTAAATCGTTTAGGAAAAATTGAGATTTTATCGAGTTCTGTGATGACTTCAGGAAGACGATGGCAAAAGTTAGGAGTGTTCAAAACGACGTTAATTAATCAATTAGTTGTGATTGGATATTATTGGGGAATTTCCCCGATAAAATTATCTCAATGGTATCGTAAATTGTAG
- a CDS encoding type II toxin-antitoxin system PemK/MazF family toxin codes for MRGDVYLADLNPSRGSEQAGIRPVIVVQRNTLDRFTTTVAALEYTLQLDEYEDQE; via the coding sequence ATGCGGGGAGATGTTTATTTAGCTGATTTGAATCCAAGTCGCGGTTCAGAACAAGCAGGTATTCGACCCGTTATTGTTGTTCAAAGAAATACGCTTGACCGCTTTACTACAACTGTAGCAGCATTAGAATATACATTACAACTTGATGAATATGAAGATCAAGAATAA